The following proteins come from a genomic window of Thermocrinis jamiesonii:
- the hemB gene encoding porphobilinogen synthase, whose amino-acid sequence MEFPKLRPRRLRANENIRRLVRETKLSLDDLIYPIFVRYGEKIVEEIPSMPGVFRYSVDKVVDAVKEVRDLGIPAIILFGIPEHKDEVGSDTWNEQGIIQKALREIKKHVPDIYVITDVCFCEYTTHGHCGVIRGNTVDNDLTLENLKKQAISHVESGADMLAPSGMMDGMVQAIRSALDESGYYHIPIMAYSAKFASSFYGPFREAAESAPAFGDRRSYQMDPANAREAIKEVLLDVKEGADIIMVKPALAYLDIIAKVKEVTLLPVCAYNVSGEYAMIKAGGRLGWIDEEKVMVETLLSIKRAGADMIITYFAKDIAKLINKGLI is encoded by the coding sequence ATGGAATTTCCAAAGCTAAGACCAAGAAGGCTTAGGGCTAACGAAAACATAAGAAGGCTTGTGAGAGAAACAAAGCTTTCCCTTGACGATCTGATATACCCAATCTTTGTAAGATACGGAGAAAAAATAGTGGAAGAGATTCCATCTATGCCTGGAGTTTTCAGATACAGTGTGGATAAAGTAGTTGATGCGGTTAAGGAAGTTAGAGACCTTGGCATTCCCGCCATCATACTCTTTGGCATTCCCGAACACAAAGACGAAGTGGGCTCAGACACCTGGAACGAGCAGGGAATCATCCAAAAGGCTCTTAGGGAAATAAAAAAGCACGTTCCAGATATTTACGTAATAACCGATGTGTGCTTTTGTGAATACACCACTCACGGACACTGCGGGGTGATAAGAGGGAACACCGTAGATAACGACTTAACCTTGGAAAATCTAAAAAAGCAGGCCATTTCCCACGTAGAAAGTGGAGCAGATATGCTGGCACCTTCTGGTATGATGGATGGGATGGTTCAAGCTATTAGGTCCGCTTTAGACGAATCTGGATACTATCACATACCCATAATGGCATACTCCGCTAAGTTTGCCTCATCTTTCTATGGTCCCTTTAGGGAAGCTGCGGAGTCCGCTCCAGCCTTTGGAGACAGAAGGAGCTATCAGATGGATCCAGCCAACGCAAGGGAAGCTATAAAGGAAGTTCTACTGGATGTAAAGGAAGGTGCAGACATCATCATGGTAAAGCCCGCTTTGGCTTACCTTGACATAATTGCCAAAGTAAAGGAGGTCACACTGCTTCCAGTGTGTGCATACAACGTAAGCGGTGAGTATGCCATGATAAAGGCAGGGGGAAGACTTGGATGGATTGATGAAGAGAAGGTGATGGTAGAAACCCTTCTATCTATAAAGAGGGCAGGAGCTGACATGATAATAACTTACTTTGCAAAGGACATCGCAAAGCTCATAAACAAAGGACTTATCTAA
- a CDS encoding LptF/LptG family permease, protein MLFFYNLREFLKAFLLLSFVFASILSLYSVFDVLFLYKTAKVELIPKVLLTTILISFYYTAPIVNSLSLMLYLRRVFSKSYDRIASTFGISPFSFFFPVLLVSLLLSFIQFVLSYSFYPKIFKTAYSLEREFKKSKPAEEFFISDLWLSLSSEGNNYYIRIGFANLKDKRVHNVFLVSLKESDITELITAEEGYWEDKSLRLRNAEINIFEREIQKRADLSVEIIPVEEAKAFGEKLNHLSMDRLISLYVLAGKVGMNKELYLAEILRRAIVSFSNIVILSPLLLSLIRHRAFLKPSVFLLLYASVYVLSLNLVKVVAEEFGKNPFIGLIPFLGLCFLSLRNLYYLSKG, encoded by the coding sequence ATGCTTTTTTTCTATAACCTTAGGGAGTTTTTAAAAGCATTCCTGCTTCTGAGCTTTGTTTTTGCATCAATCCTAAGCCTTTATTCTGTATTTGACGTTCTGTTTCTTTACAAAACCGCAAAAGTAGAACTAATACCGAAGGTTCTTCTTACCACTATTTTAATTAGCTTTTACTACACTGCTCCCATCGTAAACAGCCTTTCCTTAATGCTTTACCTAAGGAGAGTTTTCAGCAAGTCTTACGATAGGATAGCCAGCACCTTTGGCATATCTCCCTTTAGCTTCTTTTTTCCTGTCTTGTTGGTTTCTCTTTTACTATCTTTCATACAGTTTGTTCTTAGCTATAGCTTCTATCCAAAAATTTTTAAGACCGCCTATTCGTTGGAGAGGGAGTTTAAAAAGAGTAAGCCTGCGGAGGAGTTTTTCATCAGCGATCTGTGGCTCAGCTTAAGTTCGGAGGGAAATAACTATTACATCAGGATAGGATTTGCAAACCTAAAAGATAAAAGGGTGCATAACGTTTTTTTGGTATCACTAAAAGAAAGCGACATAACAGAGCTAATAACCGCAGAGGAAGGCTATTGGGAAGACAAAAGCCTAAGGTTAAGGAATGCGGAGATAAACATCTTTGAGAGGGAGATCCAAAAACGGGCTGACCTTAGCGTAGAAATTATCCCTGTAGAAGAAGCCAAGGCTTTTGGAGAAAAGTTAAATCACCTGAGTATGGATCGTCTCATTTCCCTTTACGTTTTGGCAGGCAAGGTAGGAATGAACAAGGAGCTTTATCTTGCTGAGATCCTACGTAGAGCAATCGTGAGCTTTTCCAACATAGTGATCCTAAGTCCTCTTTTGCTGTCCCTAATTAGGCATAGGGCTTTTCTAAAGCCTTCTGTTTTCCTTCTGCTTTACGCATCCGTTTATGTCTTAAGTCTAAATCTTGTAAAGGTCGTGGCAGAAGAGTTTGGAAAGAACCCATTCATAGGGCTCATTCCCTTCTTGGGTCTTTGCTTTTTATCTCTGAGAAACCTTTACTATTTGAGCAAAGGATGA
- the tpiA gene encoding triose-phosphate isomerase — protein MKLIVANWKMNKTPKETKEYLETFLRLIEGVDDNVEILICPPFTSLCIAWDILKGSKVKLGAQNCHYEQKGAFTGEISLDMLKELGVSYVIVGHSERRWIFGETDELINKKVIACLEKGIRPILCVGEKMEEREAGMTLKVIESQLKLALSGLDEVSERIDIAYEPVWAIGSGNPATPEDAQLVHSFIKELLGKVRVLYGGSVNPQNAGEFLSMPDVDGLLVGGASLDPSSFAQIVKVSQR, from the coding sequence ATGAAGCTTATAGTCGCCAATTGGAAAATGAACAAAACACCAAAAGAGACTAAGGAATACTTAGAAACATTTCTAAGGCTAATAGAAGGGGTGGATGATAACGTCGAGATTCTCATATGCCCACCCTTTACTTCTCTGTGCATAGCTTGGGATATACTAAAAGGCAGTAAGGTAAAGCTTGGTGCCCAAAACTGCCACTATGAACAGAAAGGGGCTTTCACGGGAGAAATATCCTTGGACATGCTAAAGGAACTTGGAGTTTCTTACGTAATAGTTGGACACTCGGAAAGGAGATGGATCTTTGGAGAAACAGACGAGTTGATAAACAAAAAGGTAATAGCTTGCCTTGAAAAGGGTATAAGACCTATTTTGTGTGTGGGAGAAAAGATGGAGGAAAGGGAAGCGGGGATGACGTTGAAGGTCATAGAAAGCCAGCTAAAGCTTGCCCTTTCCGGTTTGGATGAGGTGTCAGAAAGGATAGACATAGCCTACGAGCCTGTTTGGGCTATAGGTTCAGGAAACCCAGCCACACCAGAAGATGCCCAGCTCGTTCATAGTTTTATAAAGGAGCTTTTGGGTAAAGTGAGGGTGCTTTACGGAGGTAGCGTCAATCCTCAAAATGCGGGAGAATTCCTTTCTATGCCAGACGTAGACGGACTTTTGGTCGGTGGTGCAAGCTTAGATCCTTCATCCTTTGCTCAAATAGTAAAGGTTTCTCAGAGATAA
- a CDS encoding cation-translocating P-type ATPase has translation MHYKSPEEVLKELNTSHFGLSNEEAKRRLSIYGPNEIEERKESLLSIFLRQYTNPLIVILIIAGIFAFFLGDWHDSVVVLGLVLINGVIGFYQELKAKASIESLKRLTKQKVTVIREGVEQEVDASLLVPGDLILLSEGDVVPADARLLEDSGLLVDEAILTGESVPVEKYSHIVLEEDTPIYERLNCVFKGTVVVRGKAKAVVYATGKNTQMGLLASKLEEKPPESPLTTAIGSFSKKWLIALIVIISLLVLIGIVQGRDWKFLVFFGIAQLVSAVPEGLPIVITIALVVGALRLAKNKVLVRHLPAVETLGSATFICSDKTGTITEGRLKVESYYPLDEEALFLCSALCNDSDGKKGDAVDLALLEWLDELGFNWLGVRQAFERVWEHPFDTRRRFMAVVVKNGPSYELYIKGAFESLLSMAENPPNGLDKIHDSMAEKGLRVLAFGKAILDGIPESIDSVKLEIVGLVGFLDPPKEGVKEAVEKAKRAGIRLIMITGDNMLTAKAIASMVGIYREGDLAIEGKKMSQYSDDELYELLKRVRVVARALPEDKYRIVKVLQSKGEIVAVTGDGVNDAPALRVANLGVAMGSGTQVSKDASAMIITDNNLSVIVQAIMIGRRISANIAKVIRYLLSTNVFEILYNSLAILTGKPLPLYPTHILWINLVTDGVQDKAYPFTKFEGDPFREKPKKPQKIFLGKKQLFYVIYNGTILALGHFILFSYLLEKYPYEIALTISFLSAVVSQWPVGIQEIGSKPFLLNPISYIKLNPYIYLGISIGMFLQFLAMSILSEFFRVAQLNAEQLGYALIMPLVVFVALELRKWLEYLYEAYSRQLENEQNTKRD, from the coding sequence ATGCACTACAAAAGCCCAGAGGAAGTTCTCAAAGAGTTAAACACGTCCCATTTTGGCTTATCCAACGAAGAAGCTAAGAGAAGGCTTAGCATTTATGGACCCAACGAGATAGAAGAACGAAAAGAAAGTCTCCTAAGCATATTCCTCAGACAATACACAAATCCATTAATAGTGATTCTTATAATAGCTGGCATTTTTGCTTTTTTTTTGGGGGACTGGCACGATAGCGTTGTTGTGCTGGGACTTGTGCTGATAAACGGCGTTATAGGATTTTATCAAGAACTTAAGGCCAAAGCTTCCATAGAGAGTCTCAAGCGTCTAACCAAGCAAAAGGTAACGGTGATCAGGGAAGGAGTAGAACAGGAAGTGGATGCATCCCTTTTGGTGCCTGGCGATCTGATTTTGCTTTCGGAAGGGGACGTAGTGCCAGCGGATGCAAGGCTTTTGGAAGACTCCGGTCTTTTGGTAGATGAAGCTATCTTGACAGGAGAATCTGTACCCGTGGAGAAGTATTCCCATATTGTGCTTGAGGAAGATACACCGATATACGAAAGGCTAAACTGCGTATTTAAAGGAACAGTAGTGGTCAGAGGTAAAGCCAAGGCAGTGGTTTATGCAACCGGAAAGAACACCCAAATGGGACTTTTGGCATCTAAGCTTGAAGAAAAACCTCCCGAAAGCCCATTGACCACTGCTATTGGAAGCTTTTCAAAAAAGTGGCTCATTGCTCTAATAGTCATAATCTCCCTATTGGTCCTTATAGGCATCGTTCAAGGTAGGGATTGGAAATTCTTAGTCTTTTTTGGTATAGCTCAGTTGGTTTCCGCAGTCCCAGAGGGGCTTCCAATCGTCATCACCATCGCTTTGGTGGTAGGTGCTTTAAGGTTGGCAAAAAACAAAGTTTTGGTTAGACACCTTCCTGCAGTGGAAACCTTAGGGAGTGCCACTTTTATATGCTCAGATAAAACTGGGACCATAACGGAAGGAAGGCTTAAGGTGGAGAGTTATTACCCGTTGGACGAGGAAGCCCTCTTTCTCTGTTCTGCTCTATGTAACGATTCGGACGGAAAAAAGGGAGACGCGGTGGATCTTGCGCTTTTGGAATGGTTGGATGAGTTAGGTTTTAATTGGTTAGGTGTGAGGCAAGCCTTTGAAAGGGTTTGGGAGCATCCCTTTGACACCAGAAGAAGATTTATGGCAGTAGTGGTAAAAAACGGTCCATCTTACGAGCTTTACATAAAGGGAGCTTTTGAAAGTTTGTTAAGCATGGCGGAAAATCCTCCCAATGGTTTAGACAAAATACACGACAGTATGGCTGAAAAGGGGCTTAGGGTTTTAGCCTTTGGTAAAGCCATTCTTGATGGAATTCCAGAAAGCATAGATTCTGTGAAGCTTGAAATAGTAGGATTGGTGGGCTTTTTGGACCCACCAAAGGAGGGAGTAAAAGAGGCGGTGGAGAAGGCAAAGAGAGCTGGCATAAGGCTTATTATGATAACCGGGGACAACATGCTGACCGCAAAGGCAATAGCAAGCATGGTAGGTATATACAGAGAGGGGGATTTGGCTATTGAAGGGAAGAAGATGTCCCAGTATTCGGACGATGAGCTTTATGAACTTCTAAAAAGGGTTAGGGTTGTAGCAAGAGCTCTGCCGGAGGACAAATACAGGATAGTAAAGGTTTTACAATCTAAGGGAGAGATAGTAGCTGTAACGGGGGACGGTGTAAACGATGCTCCCGCTCTGAGGGTGGCAAACTTGGGAGTTGCCATGGGTTCTGGCACCCAAGTTTCAAAGGACGCATCTGCTATGATAATAACTGACAACAATCTATCCGTTATCGTCCAAGCTATAATGATTGGAAGGCGGATATCCGCCAACATAGCTAAGGTAATAAGGTATCTTCTTTCCACCAACGTGTTTGAGATCCTCTACAACAGCTTAGCCATACTTACGGGCAAGCCTTTGCCTCTTTATCCAACCCATATACTCTGGATAAACTTAGTAACCGACGGCGTTCAAGATAAAGCTTATCCCTTTACCAAGTTTGAGGGTGATCCTTTTAGAGAAAAGCCCAAAAAACCCCAAAAGATCTTCCTTGGTAAAAAGCAGTTATTTTATGTTATCTACAACGGGACCATATTGGCCCTTGGTCACTTTATACTCTTCAGTTACCTTTTGGAAAAATACCCATACGAAATTGCGCTTACCATAAGCTTTTTGTCTGCGGTAGTATCCCAATGGCCTGTGGGTATACAGGAAATAGGTTCTAAACCCTTTTTGCTAAATCCTATAAGCTACATAAAACTAAACCCTTACATATACCTGGGCATTTCCATAGGTATGTTCCTTCAGTTTTTGGCTATGTCCATCCTTAGCGAATTCTTCAGAGTTGCCCAGCTAAACGCAGAACAACTTGGGTATGCTTTAATTATGCCTTTGGTAGTTTTTGTTGCTTTGGAGCTTAGAAAGTGGTTAGAATATTTGTATGAAGCTTATAGTCGCCAATTGGAAAATGAACAAAACACCAAAAGAGACTAA
- the purE gene encoding 5-(carboxyamino)imidazole ribonucleotide mutase gives MDRPLVGIIMGSISDWEYLRPAYEVLREFEVPCEVKVVSAHRTPQAMYEYAKSARERGIEVIIAGAGGSAHLPGMTASMTTLPVIGVPVPSKHLNGVDSLYSIVQMPPGVPVATVGIGNGTNAGLLAIRILSIKYPDLQRKLEDYTKELEKKVDKMNQELKSML, from the coding sequence ATGGATAGACCTCTTGTAGGTATCATAATGGGGAGCATATCCGATTGGGAATACCTAAGGCCAGCTTACGAGGTCCTCAGGGAGTTTGAAGTCCCCTGCGAGGTTAAGGTAGTTTCTGCCCATCGCACACCGCAGGCTATGTATGAGTATGCCAAAAGTGCGAGAGAAAGAGGAATAGAGGTAATAATTGCGGGTGCAGGAGGTTCAGCCCATCTGCCGGGTATGACAGCGTCTATGACCACTCTCCCAGTAATTGGTGTGCCTGTGCCTTCCAAGCATTTAAACGGAGTTGATTCTCTTTATTCCATAGTCCAGATGCCTCCAGGGGTACCGGTAGCTACCGTGGGTATAGGGAACGGAACAAATGCGGGCCTGCTGGCAATCAGAATACTTTCCATAAAATATCCAGATCTCCAGCGTAAGCTGGAAGATTACACAAAAGAACTTGAAAAGAAGGTAGATAAAATGAACCAAGAGCTAAAAAGTATGCTATAA
- the rpsP gene encoding 30S ribosomal protein S16 translates to MALRIRLAKFGRSHHPIYRIVVMDSRSPREGRYIDILGTYDPKRKELIDIKPEKVKEWIQKGAEITDRAKSVLKNANIL, encoded by the coding sequence ATGGCTCTGAGGATAAGGCTTGCTAAATTTGGCAGATCGCACCATCCAATCTATCGAATAGTTGTGATGGATTCACGCTCTCCAAGAGAGGGAAGATATATTGACATACTCGGCACCTATGATCCAAAAAGAAAGGAGTTGATTGATATAAAACCGGAAAAAGTCAAAGAATGGATACAAAAAGGAGCAGAAATTACCGATAGGGCTAAAAGTGTGCTAAAAAATGCTAACATACTTTAA
- a CDS encoding KH domain-containing protein, with translation MSQLRDIVEIAAKSLVDNPNGVNVAEIEGEKTIVIELRVDKADIGKVIGKQGRIARALRTIVSAMGRKINKRVVLEILE, from the coding sequence ATGAGCCAGCTCAGAGATATTGTGGAAATTGCCGCCAAGTCCTTGGTGGACAACCCCAACGGGGTCAATGTAGCAGAAATAGAGGGAGAAAAGACCATAGTTATTGAGTTGAGGGTGGACAAGGCAGACATAGGAAAAGTTATAGGCAAACAGGGCCGAATTGCCAGAGCCCTAAGGACCATCGTATCCGCTATGGGAAGAAAAATAAACAAAAGGGTGGTCTTGGAAATATTAGAGTGA
- a CDS encoding YraN family protein — protein MKKGKYFEDLACQYLLSLGYEILIRNLHCRYGEIDIVALDGEVLVFVEVKGTHTDFNPAERIDSRKLRKIYRCIENFLKDYPARECRVDAIIIRDNQIEHLKNISL, from the coding sequence TTGAAGAAAGGTAAGTACTTTGAAGATTTGGCTTGCCAATACCTTTTAAGCTTAGGATACGAAATTCTTATTAGAAACCTCCACTGTAGATACGGAGAAATAGACATAGTTGCACTTGACGGTGAGGTGTTGGTATTTGTGGAGGTAAAGGGAACCCATACAGACTTTAACCCCGCAGAAAGAATAGATAGCAGAAAGTTAAGAAAAATATACAGATGCATAGAAAATTTTTTAAAAGATTACCCCGCACGGGAGTGCAGGGTAGACGCAATCATAATAAGAGACAATCAAATTGAGCACCTAAAAAATATATCACTCTAA
- a CDS encoding bifunctional heptose 7-phosphate kinase/heptose 1-phosphate adenyltransferase, with protein sequence MKERFKKVVEKLKDLRILVVGDLILDRYIFGVVERISPEAPVPVVEVEREEFRLGGAANVANNLASLGVKTYLLGVTGSDYGKHIMKGLIRSASIEDLTVEDSQRPTTEKARVVSLSQQLLRIDWEDKRPVSGKTLDKLLERLDVDVDGVILSDYAKGVVCEPLVKRLKEKRVFLSVDPKPVNKHLYYGVDLMTPNEKEAKQMGQGGPLESLGWTLKKELGLKTLVITLGSKGMALFDKEYAHFPAKAKQVYDVSGAGDTVVAVLTASYIASGDWHLACELANLCAGIVVGKLGTAPITLQEVLSAIEER encoded by the coding sequence GTGAAGGAAAGATTTAAAAAGGTTGTTGAAAAATTAAAGGACCTTAGAATTTTAGTGGTGGGAGATCTGATATTGGACAGATATATATTTGGAGTTGTTGAGAGGATTTCGCCTGAGGCACCTGTGCCAGTGGTGGAAGTGGAAAGAGAAGAATTTAGACTTGGTGGTGCAGCCAATGTGGCAAATAACCTTGCTTCTTTGGGTGTGAAAACCTACTTGCTGGGAGTTACTGGTTCAGATTATGGAAAACATATAATGAAAGGTTTAATAAGGTCCGCCTCCATAGAAGACCTTACGGTAGAGGACAGTCAAAGGCCAACAACCGAAAAGGCAAGAGTAGTTTCCCTTTCCCAACAGCTTCTAAGAATAGATTGGGAAGATAAAAGACCTGTTTCTGGAAAAACACTGGACAAACTACTTGAAAGGCTTGATGTGGATGTGGACGGGGTTATTCTTTCCGATTATGCAAAAGGTGTAGTTTGTGAGCCTTTGGTAAAAAGACTTAAAGAAAAAAGAGTTTTTCTTTCGGTAGATCCAAAACCTGTGAACAAACATCTTTACTACGGTGTAGATCTGATGACTCCAAACGAAAAGGAAGCAAAGCAAATGGGTCAAGGAGGACCATTGGAAAGCTTAGGCTGGACGCTAAAAAAAGAGCTTGGACTAAAAACCTTGGTAATAACCCTTGGTTCCAAAGGTATGGCACTTTTTGACAAGGAATATGCTCATTTTCCAGCAAAGGCAAAGCAGGTTTATGATGTTTCCGGTGCTGGAGATACTGTGGTAGCGGTGTTGACTGCTTCCTATATTGCCAGTGGAGATTGGCACTTAGCATGCGAGTTGGCTAATCTGTGCGCCGGTATAGTGGTAGGTAAGCTGGGCACAGCACCCATAACTTTGCAGGAAGTTCTAAGCGCCATTGAAGAAAGGTAA
- the lpxC gene encoding UDP-3-O-acyl-N-acetylglucosamine deacetylase: MYQATIRDVVEFEGIGLHTGEYSKIRLHPDDSYKGIRFFVKGEYIQANYKYVVNTRHSTDLGKGDRVIKTVEHLMAVLYMLGIDNLVIEVLEGWEIPAMDGSGYFFYKKLKKLVHKLEKEKEVLEIKTPVSVRNCTARIEALPFDQFVAEYVGSVEGLFKDRRVRFKGNIKELIFARTFCYDHQVEALRKAGLAKGGSLKNAVVFGKGGKVYNSEGLRSKDEPIRHKLLDLIGDLSLLGKYIKGRIVSYYGGHSLNYDLVKSLADL; this comes from the coding sequence ATGTATCAGGCTACGATAAGGGACGTAGTGGAGTTTGAAGGTATAGGGCTTCACACGGGAGAGTATTCCAAGATCAGGCTACACCCAGACGATAGTTACAAAGGCATTAGGTTTTTTGTCAAGGGCGAGTATATACAAGCTAACTACAAATATGTTGTTAATACGAGACACTCCACAGATCTGGGTAAAGGTGATAGGGTAATAAAGACCGTTGAGCACCTTATGGCTGTTCTTTACATGCTTGGTATTGATAACCTTGTAATTGAAGTTTTAGAAGGCTGGGAAATTCCAGCAATGGACGGCAGTGGTTATTTTTTCTATAAAAAACTGAAAAAGCTTGTTCATAAATTGGAAAAAGAAAAGGAGGTGTTGGAAATAAAAACCCCTGTAAGTGTTAGAAACTGCACTGCAAGAATTGAAGCTTTACCGTTTGATCAGTTTGTGGCTGAATACGTGGGGAGCGTGGAAGGTCTATTCAAAGACCGTAGGGTAAGGTTCAAAGGAAACATAAAAGAACTGATCTTTGCCAGAACCTTCTGTTATGATCATCAAGTGGAAGCTCTCAGAAAAGCGGGACTTGCAAAGGGCGGAAGTTTGAAAAATGCGGTAGTTTTTGGAAAAGGCGGAAAAGTGTATAACTCTGAAGGTTTAAGATCCAAAGACGAGCCCATAAGACACAAACTTTTGGACCTAATAGGGGATCTTTCTTTGTTAGGAAAATACATAAAGGGAAGGATCGTATCTTATTACGGGGGTCACTCCTTAAATTACGATTTAGTAAAATCCCTTGCTGATTTATAA